The DNA sequence TTCTGCGGCAAGACGTTCAAATTTCAGAGCAACCTGGTGGTGCACCGGCGCAGCCACACGGGCGAGAAGCCCTACAAGTGCAACCTGTGCGACCACGCGTGCACCCAGGCCAGCAAGCTGAAGCGTCACATGAAGACGCACATGCACAAATCATCCCCCATGACGGTCAAGTCCGACGACGGTCTCTCTACCGCCAGCTCCCCGGAACCCGGCACCAGCGACCTGGTGGGCAGCGCCAGCAGCGCGCTCAAGTCCGTGGTGGCCAAGTTCAAGAGCGAGAACGACCCCAACCTGATCCCGGAGAACggggatgaggaggaagaggaggacgacgaggaagaggaagaagaggaggaagaggaggaggaggagctgacGGAGAGCGAGAGGGTGGACTACGGCTTCGGGCTGAGCCTGGAGGCGGCGCGCCACCACGAGAACAGCTCGcggggcgcggtggtgggcgtgGGCGACGAGAGCCGCGCCCTGCCCGACGTCATGCAGGGCATGGTGCTCAGCTCCATGCAGCACTTCAGCGAGGCCTTCCACCAGGTCCTGGGCGAGAAGCATAAGCGCGGCCACCTGGCCGAGGCCGAGGGCCACAGGGACACTTGCGACGAAGACTCGGTGGCCGGCGAGTCGGACCGCATAGACGATGGCACTGTTAACGGCCGTGGCTGCTCCCCGGGCGAGTCGGCCTCGGGGGGCCTGTCCAAAAAGCTGCTGCTGGGCAGCCCCAGCTCGCTGAGCCCCTTCTCTAAGCGCATCAAGCTCGAGAAGGAGTTCGATCTGCCCCCGGCAGCGATGCCCAACACGGAGAACGTGTACTCGCAGTGGCTCGCCGGCTACGCGGCCTCCAGGCAGCTCAAAGATCCCTTCCTTAGCTTCGGAGACTCCAGACAATCGCCTTTTGCCTCCTCGTCGGAGCACTCCTCGGAGAACGGGAGCTTGCGCTTCTCCACACCGCCCGGGGAGCTGGACGGAGGGATCTCGGGGCGCAGCGGCACGGGAAGTGGAGGGAGCACGCCCCATATTAGTGGTCCGGGCCCGGGCAGGCCCAGCTCAAAAGAGGGCAGACGCAGCGACACTTGTGAGTACTGTGGGAAAGTCTTCAAGAACTGTAGCAATCTCACTGTCCACAGGAGAAGCCACACGGGCGAAAGGCCTTATAAATGCGAGCTGTGCAACTATGCCTGTGCCCAGAGTAGCAAGCTCACCAGGCACATGAAAACGCATGGCCAGGTGGGGAAGGACGTTTACAAATGTGAAATTTGTAAGATGCCTTTTAGCGTGTACAGTACCCTggagaaacacatgaaaaaatggcaCAGTGATCGAGTGTTGAATAATGATATAAAAACTGAATAGAGGTATATTAATACCCCTCCCTCACTCCCACCTGACACCCCCTTTTTCACCACTCCCCTTCCCCATCGCCCTCCAGCCCCACTCCctgtaggatttttttctagtcccatgtgatttaaacaaacaaacaaacaaacagaagtaATGAAGCTAAGAATATGAGAGTGCTTGTCACCAGcacacctgtttttttttttctttttctttttcttttttctttttcctttttttttttttcctttatgttctCACCGTTTGAATGCATGATCTGTATGGGGCAATACTATTGCATTTTACGCAAACTTTGAGCCTTTCTCTTGTGCAATAATTTACATgttgtgtatgtttttttttaaacttagacaGCATGTATGGTATGTTATGGCTATTTTAAATTGTCCCTAATTCGTTGCTGAGCAAACATGTTGCTGTTTCCAGTTCCGttctgagagaaaaagagagagagagaaaaagaccaTGCTGCATACATTCTGTAATACATATCAtgtacagttttattttataacGTGAGGAGGAAAAACAGTCTTTGGATTAACCCTCTATAGACAGAATAGATAGCACggaaaaaaaatctctatgaGCTAAATGTCTGTCTCTAAAGGGTTAAATGTATCAattggagaggaagaagaaaaggcctTGAATTGACAAactaacagaaaaacagaacaagtTTATTCTatcatttggttttaaaatatgagtgCCTTGGATCTATTAAAACCACATTGATGGTTCTTTCTACTTGTTATAAACTTGTAGCTTAATTCAGCATTGGGTGAGGTAATAAACCTTAGGAACTAGCATATAATTCTATATTGTATTTCTCACAACAATGGCTACCTAAAAATATGACCCATTATGTCCTAGTTAATCATCATTTTTCctttagtttaattttataaacaaaactgATTATACCAGTATAAAAGCTACTTTGCTCCTGGTGAGAGCTTAAAAGAAATGGGCTGTTTTgcccaaagttttattttttttaaacagtgattAAATTGAATGTGTAATGTGCAAAAGCCCTGGAACGCAATTAAATACACTAGTAAGGAGTTCATTTTATGAAGATATTTGCTTTAAtaatgtctctttaaaaattctGGCACCAAAAGAAATAGATCCAGATCTACTTGGTTGTCAAGTGGACAATCAAATGATAAACTTTAAGACCTTGGATACCATATTGAAAGGAAGAGGCTGACAATAAGGTTTGACAGAGgggaacagaagaaaataatatgatttattAGCACAACGTGGTACTATTTGCCATTTAAAACTAGAACAGGTATATAAGCTAATATTGATACAATGATGATTAACTATGAATTCTTAAGACTTGCGTTTAAATGtgacattcttaaaaaaagaagagaaagaattttaagagTAGCAGTATATATGTCTGTGCTCCCTAAAAGttgtacttcatttcttttccatACACTGTGTGCTATTTGTGTTAACATGGAAGAggattcattgtttttgtttttatttttttaattttttcttttttattaagcTAGCATCTGCCCCAGTTGGTGTTCAAATAGCACTTGACTCTGCCTGTGATATCTGTATCTTTTCTCTAATCAGAGATACAGAGGTTGAGTATAAAATAAACCTGCTCAGATAGGACAATTAAGTGCACTGTACAATTTTCCCAGTTTACAGGTCTATACTTAAGGGAAAAGTTGCAagaatgctgaaaaaaaaattgaacacaaTCTCATTGaggagcatttttaaaaaactaaaaaaaaaaaaaactttgccagCCATTTACTTGACTATTGAGCTTACTTACTTGGACGCAACATTGCAAGCGCTGTGAATGGAAACAGAATACACTTAACATAGAAATGAATGATTGCTT is a window from the Macaca mulatta isolate MMU2019108-1 chromosome 13, T2T-MMU8v2.0, whole genome shotgun sequence genome containing:
- the BCL11A gene encoding BCL11 transcription factor A isoform X1, with product MSRRKQGKPQHLSKREFSPEPLEAILTDDEPDHGPLGAPEGDHDLLTCGQCQMNFPLGDILIFIEHKRKQCNGSLCLEKAVDKPPSPSPIEMKKASNPVEVGIQVTPEDDDCLSTSSRGICPKQEHIADKLLHWRGLSSPRSAHGALIPTPGMSAEYAPQGICKDEPSSYTCTTCKQPFTSAWFLLQHAQNTHGLRIYLESEHGSPLTPRVGIPSGLGAECPSQPPLHGIHIADNNPFNLLRIPGSVSREASGLAEGRFPPTPPLFSPPPRHHLDPHRIERLGAEEMALATHHPSAFDRVLRLNPMAMEPPAMDFSRRLRELAGNTSSPPLSPGRPSPMQRLLQPFQPGSKPPFLATPPLPPLQSAPPPSQPPVKSKSCEFCGKTFKFQSNLVVHRRSHTGEKPYKCNLCDHACTQASKLKRHMKTHMHKSSPMTVKSDDGLSTASSPEPGTSDLVGSASSALKSVVAKFKSENDPNLIPENGDEEEEEDDEEEEEEEEEEEEELTESERVDYGFGLSLEAARHHENSSRGAVVGVGDESRALPDVMQGMVLSSMQHFSEAFHQVLGEKHKRGHLAEAEGHRDTCDEDSVAGESDRIDDGTVNGRGCSPGESASGGLSKKLLLGSPSSLSPFSKRIKLEKEFDLPPAAMPNTENVYSQWLAGYAASRQLKDPFLSFGDSRQSPFASSSEHSSENGSLRFSTPPGELDGGISGRSGTGSGGSTPHISGPGPGRPSSKEGRRSDTCEYCGKVFKNCSNLTVHRRSHTGERPYKCELCNYACAQSSKLTRHMKTHGQVGKDVYKCEICKMPFSVYSTLEKHMKKWHSDRVLNNDIKTE
- the BCL11A gene encoding BCL11 transcription factor A isoform X5; the encoded protein is MSRRKQGKPQHLSKREFSPEPLEAILTDDEPDHGPLGAPEGDHDLLTCGQCQMNFPLGDILIFIEHKRKQCNGSLCLEKAVDKPPSPSPIEMKKASNPVEVGIQVTPEDDDCLSTSSRGICPKQEHIAGKDEPSSYTCTTCKQPFTSAWFLLQHAQNTHGLRIYLESEHGSPLTPRVGIPSGLGAECPSQPPLHGIHIADNNPFNLLRIPGSVSREASGLAEGRFPPTPPLFSPPPRHHLDPHRIERLGAEEMALATHHPSAFDRVLRLNPMAMEPPAMDFSRRLRELAGNTSSPPLSPGRPSPMQRLLQPFQPGSKPPFLATPPLPPLQSAPPPSQPPVKSKSCEFCGKTFKFQSNLVVHRRSHTGEKPYKCNLCDHACTQASKLKRHMKTHMHKSSPMTVKSDDGLSTASSPEPGTSDLVGSASSALKSVVAKFKSENDPNLIPENGDEEEEEDDEEEEEEEEEEEEELTESERVDYGFGLSLEAARHHENSSRGAVVGVGDESRALPDVMQGMVLSSMQHFSEAFHQVLGEKHKRGHLAEAEGHRDTCDEDSVAGESDRIDDGTVNGRGCSPGESASGGLSKKLLLGSPSSLSPFSKRIKLEKEFDLPPAAMPNTENVYSQWLAGYAASRQLKDPFLSFGDSRQSPFASSSEHSSENGSLRFSTPPGELDGGISGRSGTGSGGSTPHISGPGPGRPSSKEGRRSDTCEYCGKVFKNCSNLTVHRRSHTGERPYKCELCNYACAQSSKLTRHMKTHGQVGKDVYKCEICKMPFSVYSTLEKHMKKWHSDRVLNNDIKTE
- the BCL11A gene encoding BCL11 transcription factor A isoform X8 is translated as MNFPLGDILIFIEHKRKQCNGSLCLEKAVDKPPSPSPIEMKKASNPVEVGIQVTPEDDDCLSTSSRGICPKQEHIADKLLHWRGLSSPRSAHGALIPTPGMSAEYAPQGICKDEPSSYTCTTCKQPFTSAWFLLQHAQNTHGLRIYLESEHGSPLTPRVGIPSGLGAECPSQPPLHGIHIADNNPFNLLRIPGSVSREASGLAEGRFPPTPPLFSPPPRHHLDPHRIERLGAEEMALATHHPSAFDRVLRLNPMAMEPPAMDFSRRLRELAGNTSSPPLSPGRPSPMQRLLQPFQPGSKPPFLATPPLPPLQSAPPPSQPPVKSKSCEFCGKTFKFQSNLVVHRRSHTGEKPYKCNLCDHACTQASKLKRHMKTHMHKSSPMTVKSDDGLSTASSPEPGTSDLVGSASSALKSVVAKFKSENDPNLIPENGDEEEEEDDEEEEEEEEEEEEELTESERVDYGFGLSLEAARHHENSSRGAVVGVGDESRALPDVMQGMVLSSMQHFSEAFHQVLGEKHKRGHLAEAEGHRDTCDEDSVAGESDRIDDGTVNGRGCSPGESASGGLSKKLLLGSPSSLSPFSKRIKLEKEFDLPPAAMPNTENVYSQWLAGYAASRQLKDPFLSFGDSRQSPFASSSEHSSENGSLRFSTPPGELDGGISGRSGTGSGGSTPHISGPGPGRPSSKEGRRSDTCEYCGKVFKNCSNLTVHRRSHTGERPYKCELCNYACAQSSKLTRHMKTHGQVGKDVYKCEICKMPFSVYSTLEKHMKKWHSDRVLNNDIKTE
- the BCL11A gene encoding BCL11 transcription factor A isoform X2, with translation MRIRRGARRCEVTARPAEPLEAILTDDEPDHGPLGAPEGDHDLLTCGQCQMNFPLGDILIFIEHKRKQCNGSLCLEKAVDKPPSPSPIEMKKASNPVEVGIQVTPEDDDCLSTSSRGICPKQEHIADKLLHWRGLSSPRSAHGALIPTPGMSAEYAPQGICKDEPSSYTCTTCKQPFTSAWFLLQHAQNTHGLRIYLESEHGSPLTPRVGIPSGLGAECPSQPPLHGIHIADNNPFNLLRIPGSVSREASGLAEGRFPPTPPLFSPPPRHHLDPHRIERLGAEEMALATHHPSAFDRVLRLNPMAMEPPAMDFSRRLRELAGNTSSPPLSPGRPSPMQRLLQPFQPGSKPPFLATPPLPPLQSAPPPSQPPVKSKSCEFCGKTFKFQSNLVVHRRSHTGEKPYKCNLCDHACTQASKLKRHMKTHMHKSSPMTVKSDDGLSTASSPEPGTSDLVGSASSALKSVVAKFKSENDPNLIPENGDEEEEEDDEEEEEEEEEEEEELTESERVDYGFGLSLEAARHHENSSRGAVVGVGDESRALPDVMQGMVLSSMQHFSEAFHQVLGEKHKRGHLAEAEGHRDTCDEDSVAGESDRIDDGTVNGRGCSPGESASGGLSKKLLLGSPSSLSPFSKRIKLEKEFDLPPAAMPNTENVYSQWLAGYAASRQLKDPFLSFGDSRQSPFASSSEHSSENGSLRFSTPPGELDGGISGRSGTGSGGSTPHISGPGPGRPSSKEGRRSDTCEYCGKVFKNCSNLTVHRRSHTGERPYKCELCNYACAQSSKLTRHMKTHGQVGKDVYKCEICKMPFSVYSTLEKHMKKWHSDRVLNNDIKTE
- the BCL11A gene encoding BCL11 transcription factor A isoform X6, with protein sequence MRIRRGARRCEVTARPAEPLEAILTDDEPDHGPLGAPEGDHDLLTCGQCQMNFPLGDILIFIEHKRKQCNGSLCLEKAVDKPPSPSPIEMKKASNPVEVGIQVTPEDDDCLSTSSRGICPKQEHIAGKDEPSSYTCTTCKQPFTSAWFLLQHAQNTHGLRIYLESEHGSPLTPRVGIPSGLGAECPSQPPLHGIHIADNNPFNLLRIPGSVSREASGLAEGRFPPTPPLFSPPPRHHLDPHRIERLGAEEMALATHHPSAFDRVLRLNPMAMEPPAMDFSRRLRELAGNTSSPPLSPGRPSPMQRLLQPFQPGSKPPFLATPPLPPLQSAPPPSQPPVKSKSCEFCGKTFKFQSNLVVHRRSHTGEKPYKCNLCDHACTQASKLKRHMKTHMHKSSPMTVKSDDGLSTASSPEPGTSDLVGSASSALKSVVAKFKSENDPNLIPENGDEEEEEDDEEEEEEEEEEEEELTESERVDYGFGLSLEAARHHENSSRGAVVGVGDESRALPDVMQGMVLSSMQHFSEAFHQVLGEKHKRGHLAEAEGHRDTCDEDSVAGESDRIDDGTVNGRGCSPGESASGGLSKKLLLGSPSSLSPFSKRIKLEKEFDLPPAAMPNTENVYSQWLAGYAASRQLKDPFLSFGDSRQSPFASSSEHSSENGSLRFSTPPGELDGGISGRSGTGSGGSTPHISGPGPGRPSSKEGRRSDTCEYCGKVFKNCSNLTVHRRSHTGERPYKCELCNYACAQSSKLTRHMKTHGQVGKDVYKCEICKMPFSVYSTLEKHMKKWHSDRVLNNDIKTE
- the BCL11A gene encoding BCL11 transcription factor A isoform X14; the encoded protein is MSAEYAPQGICKDEPSSYTCTTCKQPFTSAWFLLQHAQNTHGLRIYLESEHGSPLTPRVGIPSGLGAECPSQPPLHGIHIADNNPFNLLRIPGSVSREASGLAEGRFPPTPPLFSPPPRHHLDPHRIERLGAEEMALATHHPSAFDRVLRLNPMAMEPPAMDFSRRLRELAGNTSSPPLSPGRPSPMQRLLQPFQPGSKPPFLATPPLPPLQSAPPPSQPPVKSKSCEFCGKTFKFQSNLVVHRRSHTGEKPYKCNLCDHACTQASKLKRHMKTHMHKSSPMTVKSDDGLSTASSPEPGTSDLVGSASSALKSVVAKFKSENDPNLIPENGDEEEEEDDEEEEEEEEEEEEELTESERVDYGFGLSLEAARHHENSSRGAVVGVGDESRALPDVMQGMVLSSMQHFSEAFHQVLGEKHKRGHLAEAEGHRDTCDEDSVAGESDRIDDGTVNGRGCSPGESASGGLSKKLLLGSPSSLSPFSKRIKLEKEFDLPPAAMPNTENVYSQWLAGYAASRQLKDPFLSFGDSRQSPFASSSEHSSENGSLRFSTPPGELDGGISGRSGTGSGGSTPHISGPGPGRPSSKEGRRSDTCEYCGKVFKNCSNLTVHRRSHTGERPYKCELCNYACAQSSKLTRHMKTHGQVGKDVYKCEICKMPFSVYSTLEKHMKKWHSDRVLNNDIKTE
- the BCL11A gene encoding BCL11 transcription factor A isoform X13, with the protein product MNFPLGDILIFIEHKRKQCNGSLCLEKAVDKPPSPSPIEMKKASNPVEVGIQVTPEDDDCLSTSSRGICPKQEHIADKLLHWRGLSSPRSAHGALIPTPGMSAEYAPQGICKDEPSSYTCTTCKQPFTSAWFLLQHAQNTHGLRIYLESEHGSPLTPRVGIPSGLGAECPSQPPLHGIHIADNNPFNLLRIPGSVSREASGLAEGRFPPTPPLFSPPPRHHLDPHRIERLGAEEMALATHHPSAFDRVLRLNPMAMEPPAMDFSRRLRELAGNTSSPPLSPGRPSPMQRLLQPFQPGSKPPFLATPPLPPLQSAPPPSQPPVKSKSCEFCGKTFKFQSNLVVHRRSHTGEKPYKCNLCDHACTQASKLKRHMKTHMHKSSPMTVKSDDGLSTASSPEPGTSDLVGSASSALKSVVAKFKSENDPNLIPENGDEEEEEDDEEEEEEEEEEEEELTESERVDYGFGLSLEAARHHENSSRGAVVGVGDESRALPDVMQGMVLSSMQHFSEAFHQVLGEKHKRGHLAEAEGHRDTCDEDSVAGESDRIDDGTVNGRGCSPGESASGGLSKKLLLGSPSSLSPFSKRIKLEKEFDLPPAAMPNTENVYSQWLAGYAASRQLKDPFLSFGDSRQSPFASSSEHSSENGSLRFSTPPGELDGGISGRSGTGSGGSTPHISGPGPGRPSSKEGRRSDTCSSHTPIRRSTQRAQDVWQFSDGSSRALKF
- the BCL11A gene encoding BCL11 transcription factor A isoform X3, coding for MSRRKQGKPQHLSKREFSPEPLEAILTDDEPDHGPLGAPEGDHDLLTCGQCQMNFPLGDILIFIEHKRKQCNGSLCLEKAVDKPPSPSPIEMKKASNPVEVGIQVTPEDDDCLSTSSRGICPKQEHIADKLLHWRGLSSPRSAHGALIPTPGMSAEYAPQGICKDEPSSYTCTTCKQPFTSAWFLLQHAQNTHGLRIYLESEHGSPLTPRVGIPSGLGAECPSQPPLHGIHIADNNPFNLLRIPGSVSREASGLAEGRFPPTPPLFSPPPRHHLDPHRIERLGAEEMALATHHPSAFDRVLRLNPMAMEPPAMDFSRRLRELAGNTSSPPLSPGRPSPMQRLLQPFQPGSKPPFLATPPLPPLQSAPPPSQPPVKSKSCEFCGKTFKFQSNLVVHRRSHTGEKPYKCNLCDHACTQASKLKRHMKTHMHKSSPMTVKSDDGLSTASSPEPGTSDLVGSASSALKSVVAKFKSENDPNLIPENGDEEEEEDDEEEEEEEEEEEEELTESERVDYGFGLSLEAARHHENSSRGAVVGVGDESRALPDVMQGMVLSSMQHFSEAFHQVLGEKHKRGHLAEAEGHRDTCDEDSVAGESDRIDDGTVNGRGCSPGESASGGLSKKLLLGSPSSLSPFSKRIKLEKEFDLPPAAMPNTENVYSQWLAGYAASRQLKDPFLSFGDSRQSPFASSSEHSSENGSLRFSTPPGELDGGISGRSGTGSGGSTPHISGPGPGRPSSKEGRRSDTCEYCGKVFKNCSNLTVHRRSHTGERPYKCELCNYACAQSSKLTRHMKTHGQVLHTPPFGVVPRELKMCGSFRMEAREPLSSEKI
- the BCL11A gene encoding BCL11 transcription factor A isoform X7, with protein sequence MSRRKQGKPQHLSKREFSPEPLEAILTDDEPDHGPLGAPEGDHDLLTCGQCQMNFPLGDILIFIEHKRKQCNGSLCLEKAVDKPPSPSPIEMKKASNPVEVGIQVTPEDDDCLSTSSRGICPKQEHIAGKDEPSSYTCTTCKQPFTSAWFLLQHAQNTHGLRIYLESEHGSPLTPRVGIPSGLGAECPSQPPLHGIHIADNNPFNLLRIPGSVSREASGLAEGRFPPTPPLFSPPPRHHLDPHRIERLGAEEMALATHHPSAFDRVLRLNPMAMEPPAMDFSRRLRELAGNTSSPPLSPGRPSPMQRLLQPFQPGSKPPFLATPPLPPLQSAPPPSQPPVKSKSCEFCGKTFKFQSNLVVHRRSHTGEKPYKCNLCDHACTQASKLKRHMKTHMHKSSPMTVKSDDGLSTASSPEPGTSDLVGSASSALKSVVAKFKSENDPNLIPENGDEEEEEDDEEEEEEEEEEEEELTESERVDYGFGLSLEAARHHENSSRGAVVGVGDESRALPDVMQGMVLSSMQHFSEAFHQVLGEKHKRGHLAEAEGHRDTCDEDSVAGESDRIDDGTVNGRGCSPGESASGGLSKKLLLGSPSSLSPFSKRIKLEKEFDLPPAAMPNTENVYSQWLAGYAASRQLKDPFLSFGDSRQSPFASSSEHSSENGSLRFSTPPGELDGGISGRSGTGSGGSTPHISGPGPGRPSSKEGRRSDTCEYCGKVFKNCSNLTVHRRSHTGERPYKCELCNYACAQSSKLTRHMKTHGQVLHTPPFGVVPRELKMCGSFRMEAREPLSSEKI
- the BCL11A gene encoding BCL11 transcription factor A isoform X4, which produces MRIRRGARRCEVTARPAEPLEAILTDDEPDHGPLGAPEGDHDLLTCGQCQMNFPLGDILIFIEHKRKQCNGSLCLEKAVDKPPSPSPIEMKKASNPVEVGIQVTPEDDDCLSTSSRGICPKQEHIADKLLHWRGLSSPRSAHGALIPTPGMSAEYAPQGICKDEPSSYTCTTCKQPFTSAWFLLQHAQNTHGLRIYLESEHGSPLTPRVGIPSGLGAECPSQPPLHGIHIADNNPFNLLRIPGSVSREASGLAEGRFPPTPPLFSPPPRHHLDPHRIERLGAEEMALATHHPSAFDRVLRLNPMAMEPPAMDFSRRLRELAGNTSSPPLSPGRPSPMQRLLQPFQPGSKPPFLATPPLPPLQSAPPPSQPPVKSKSCEFCGKTFKFQSNLVVHRRSHTGEKPYKCNLCDHACTQASKLKRHMKTHMHKSSPMTVKSDDGLSTASSPEPGTSDLVGSASSALKSVVAKFKSENDPNLIPENGDEEEEEDDEEEEEEEEEEEEELTESERVDYGFGLSLEAARHHENSSRGAVVGVGDESRALPDVMQGMVLSSMQHFSEAFHQVLGEKHKRGHLAEAEGHRDTCDEDSVAGESDRIDDGTVNGRGCSPGESASGGLSKKLLLGSPSSLSPFSKRIKLEKEFDLPPAAMPNTENVYSQWLAGYAASRQLKDPFLSFGDSRQSPFASSSEHSSENGSLRFSTPPGELDGGISGRSGTGSGGSTPHISGPGPGRPSSKEGRRSDTCEYCGKVFKNCSNLTVHRRSHTGERPYKCELCNYACAQSSKLTRHMKTHGQVLHTPPFGVVPRELKMCGSFRMEAREPLSSEKI